The following are from one region of the Rhodopirellula sp. P2 genome:
- a CDS encoding HEAT repeat domain-containing protein translates to MLLALRNQLKRPLTLVFVSVVVLIAGAVAADYFTGLPESAVATYVGREACVDCHQAESLAFQGSHHDLAMDVATDETVLGDFGDVIFEHDGLQNRLFRDGDRFMIHTEGPGGAMQDFEVKYVFGVDPLQQYMVEFDRDPEASEDEIGRLQVLRISWDTNRKEWFYLRPPDVPEKLEPGDPLHWTGVAQRWQTMCADCHSTNLKTNHDVETLTYHTTFSEMDVSCEACHGPASLHVEMARGNSLFWDRHHGYGLAKLKGEDPTGQLEACAPCHSRRSVLDADYQAGDPFCSHFNLELLRGDTYHDDGQIKDEVYVYGSFVQSKMFHKGIRCTDCHDPHSLELKHPGNETCTSCHQHAAGKYDVPSHHHHAVGSEGAKCVNCHMPHTTYMEVDPRRDHSLRVPRPDLSVSIGTPNACSSCHVKDQLESISADKRDSLTLYQDWLLAASEGDEEVAEAISKTDQWCDEACEKWYGDERQTPAHYGEILAGLRTGDSAVVSKALRYVTQPPEIAPVLARATTLDELLQNGRGREAISAAKTVLKDPNEHPILRATAARVMGASSPTDAVKILLPLLDDPSHLVRSEATKALVSSGGYQTLSGTRQKQADAAIDAIKEELMVASDRAGAHMAWASLSEQRGDYLEAVQSYENAIRVQPEMSGPRTNYAAMLDQLAAAAGQSRAAQSAIVQLFGGSGTLDALIQQAAAKAKQLRLDELPLLGRDAKLASDNADVQYRYGLALYLSGDLPAAEKQLQRAAELAPDVEIFSTALKLLQERMSETGQ, encoded by the coding sequence ATGCTTCTTGCCCTTCGAAATCAACTCAAGCGACCGTTGACGCTGGTCTTCGTTTCCGTGGTCGTGTTGATCGCAGGCGCGGTAGCGGCGGACTACTTCACGGGACTTCCTGAGTCCGCAGTGGCCACCTATGTCGGGCGAGAAGCTTGCGTCGATTGTCACCAGGCGGAGTCGCTCGCCTTTCAAGGTTCTCATCATGATTTGGCCATGGACGTGGCCACGGATGAAACCGTGCTCGGCGATTTTGGCGATGTGATCTTCGAGCATGATGGATTGCAAAACCGGCTGTTCCGGGACGGCGATCGGTTCATGATCCACACCGAAGGTCCTGGTGGTGCGATGCAGGATTTCGAGGTGAAGTATGTGTTCGGAGTCGACCCGCTACAGCAATACATGGTCGAGTTTGATCGTGATCCGGAGGCGAGTGAGGATGAGATCGGACGCCTGCAAGTTCTACGGATCAGTTGGGATACGAATCGAAAAGAGTGGTTCTATTTGCGTCCGCCGGACGTGCCTGAAAAGCTCGAGCCAGGCGATCCATTGCACTGGACCGGTGTGGCCCAGCGTTGGCAAACGATGTGCGCGGATTGTCACTCAACGAATTTGAAAACCAATCACGACGTCGAAACGCTGACTTATCACACGACGTTCTCTGAGATGGATGTCAGTTGCGAAGCCTGCCATGGTCCCGCCAGTCTGCATGTTGAGATGGCGCGTGGGAATTCGTTGTTCTGGGATCGGCACCACGGATATGGTCTGGCCAAACTCAAAGGGGAAGATCCAACCGGTCAGTTGGAAGCGTGCGCTCCGTGCCACAGTCGACGCAGTGTGCTGGACGCGGACTATCAGGCGGGCGATCCGTTTTGCAGTCACTTCAATTTGGAACTGCTTCGCGGTGACACGTACCACGATGACGGGCAGATCAAAGACGAGGTCTATGTTTATGGATCGTTTGTGCAGAGCAAAATGTTCCACAAGGGCATCCGCTGCACCGACTGCCATGACCCGCACTCGTTGGAGCTCAAGCATCCTGGTAATGAAACCTGCACGTCTTGTCACCAGCACGCGGCCGGGAAATACGACGTGCCGTCGCACCATCATCACGCGGTCGGTTCGGAAGGCGCAAAGTGCGTGAATTGCCACATGCCTCACACGACCTACATGGAAGTCGATCCACGCCGCGACCACAGTCTGCGTGTGCCCCGGCCGGATCTGTCCGTTTCCATTGGGACGCCGAACGCATGCAGCAGTTGCCATGTGAAGGATCAACTGGAAAGCATCTCCGCAGACAAACGAGACTCGCTGACGCTGTACCAAGATTGGCTGCTGGCCGCTTCGGAAGGCGACGAGGAGGTTGCGGAGGCGATTTCGAAAACCGATCAGTGGTGCGACGAAGCTTGCGAGAAATGGTATGGCGACGAACGTCAGACGCCGGCGCACTATGGCGAGATATTAGCGGGACTGCGAACCGGCGATTCTGCCGTTGTTTCGAAAGCACTGCGGTATGTGACGCAGCCGCCCGAGATCGCTCCGGTGTTGGCACGCGCCACGACGCTGGATGAACTTCTGCAGAACGGTCGAGGCCGAGAAGCGATTTCCGCCGCCAAAACGGTGCTGAAGGATCCGAATGAACATCCGATCCTGCGGGCGACTGCAGCGAGGGTGATGGGTGCCAGCAGTCCAACCGACGCGGTGAAGATTCTGTTGCCGTTGCTGGATGATCCCTCTCATCTGGTCCGTAGCGAAGCGACGAAGGCACTGGTTTCGTCGGGCGGCTATCAGACTCTTTCGGGAACGCGACAGAAGCAAGCCGATGCAGCGATCGATGCGATCAAAGAGGAGCTGATGGTGGCCTCGGATCGAGCTGGTGCGCACATGGCCTGGGCCTCGCTCAGTGAACAACGCGGGGACTACTTGGAAGCGGTGCAGTCCTATGAAAATGCGATTCGGGTTCAGCCGGAGATGTCCGGTCCGCGGACGAATTATGCAGCGATGCTGGATCAATTGGCGGCTGCGGCTGGCCAGTCCCGAGCGGCTCAGTCAGCGATCGTGCAATTGTTTGGTGGCAGCGGGACGCTCGACGCCTTGATCCAGCAAGCAGCGGCAAAAGCGAAGCAACTACGACTGGATGAATTGCCGTTGTTGGGGCGTGACGCGAAGTTGGCTTCTGACAACGCCGACGTTCAGTACCGATACGGTTTGGCGTTGTACTTGTCCGGTGATTTGCCGGCAGCGGAAAAACAATTGCAGCGAGCCGCCGAGCTCGCGCCCGACGTCGAAATCTTCTCCACCGCCCTGAAATTGCTGCAAGAACGGATGAGCGAAACGGGGCAGTGA
- a CDS encoding AAA family ATPase, with amino-acid sequence MKRRTPQTVAPQSSESIQKLLLAHFAGNEPEFRAAAWDIIEEERRLNHTVLANELERILKSVNGTTPKMFFHALSTSDGNMPKDPDKNANLVEVTQPDVELDDVVLTPELSQSIERVIQERRSSELLRSHGMQPAGKLLLCGPPGCGKTMVASALANALYLPLATVRFDAVVSSYLGETAANLRKVFEFARLRPVLLFFDEFDAIGKHRTALDEHGELKRVVNSFLQMLDGFHSETLTVAATNHQGLLDPALWRRFDDILLFPNPTVEQIESLLCRCFHQVTVSKSVRLRSVARNMVGFSHADVERVAQDSIKRVLLDEREQVTPAVLNAAVERQEKRVEITDINSGVAVPRKARPRSSKKTS; translated from the coding sequence TTGAAACGCCGTACCCCCCAGACCGTTGCGCCGCAAAGCTCTGAGTCGATTCAGAAGCTGCTGCTTGCGCATTTCGCGGGGAATGAGCCGGAATTTCGGGCGGCCGCATGGGATATCATCGAGGAAGAACGCCGACTGAATCACACGGTGTTGGCAAATGAGCTGGAACGCATCCTTAAGAGCGTCAACGGGACGACGCCCAAGATGTTTTTCCATGCGCTCAGTACTAGCGACGGGAATATGCCCAAAGACCCGGACAAGAACGCAAATCTTGTCGAAGTGACACAGCCCGACGTCGAACTGGATGACGTGGTGCTGACTCCAGAACTCTCGCAAAGCATCGAGCGCGTCATTCAAGAACGTCGTAGCAGCGAGCTATTGCGATCCCACGGAATGCAACCTGCGGGGAAGCTCCTGCTTTGTGGGCCTCCCGGTTGTGGCAAGACGATGGTTGCGTCGGCTCTGGCCAATGCGCTTTATCTCCCGCTTGCAACCGTTCGGTTCGATGCGGTGGTTTCATCGTATCTCGGGGAAACAGCGGCGAATCTTCGCAAGGTATTCGAGTTTGCTCGGCTACGGCCAGTGCTGTTGTTTTTCGATGAATTTGACGCGATCGGAAAACATCGAACTGCACTCGATGAACATGGTGAATTAAAGCGAGTTGTCAATTCATTCTTACAGATGCTCGACGGCTTCCATTCGGAGACGTTGACTGTCGCCGCGACGAACCACCAAGGGCTGCTTGATCCGGCGTTGTGGCGGCGTTTTGATGATATTTTGCTATTCCCCAACCCAACGGTGGAGCAAATCGAATCACTGCTATGTCGGTGCTTTCATCAAGTCACGGTGAGTAAGTCCGTGCGACTGCGTTCCGTTGCCCGCAATATGGTCGGATTCTCTCATGCCGACGTCGAACGCGTCGCACAAGATTCCATCAAACGAGTGCTGTTAGACGAGCGCGAACAAGTCACGCCAGCGGTGTTAAACGCAGCGGTAGAGCGACAGGAAAAGCGAGTCGAAATTACTGATATTAATTCAGGGGTTGCCGTACCGCGAAAGGCCAGGCCGCGTAGCTCCAAGAAAACGTCTTAG